A single window of Leptospiraceae bacterium DNA harbors:
- a CDS encoding glycerophosphodiester phosphodiesterase: MNSKKDSLHMIYKSLMPLKRKSTYLFSFFYQMRFSILIVLFFFIHCSFSQVKENSRITELDMQGHRGARGLYPENTLPAFKAAMDLKMTTLELDTVLTKDKQLIIHHDDKLNPEICKWSNGAKVEFLPVKNFTVAELKELDCGSLKNSRFPEQTLVPGTKLSTLKEFFQFVKDYERENKITKPFLFNIETKLNEKDYTKEEVLEYARVMVNTIEEAKVVKQTTVQSFVLEVLPEVKKLNPEILTSALFAPSKWEYLLLSSGFASPKTKIIERAKELKVEIISPYYEYVNAEFVDSCRKSKIKVIP, translated from the coding sequence ATGAATTCGAAAAAGGACTCCTTGCATATGATTTACAAATCACTAATGCCGTTAAAAAGGAAGTCTACTTACCTGTTTAGTTTTTTTTATCAAATGAGATTTTCGATTTTAATTGTATTATTTTTTTTCATTCATTGTTCTTTTTCTCAAGTAAAAGAAAATTCGCGTATCACCGAATTAGATATGCAAGGACACCGAGGGGCTAGAGGTCTTTATCCTGAAAATACTCTACCTGCATTTAAAGCAGCGATGGACTTAAAAATGACAACTCTTGAACTCGACACAGTGCTGACCAAGGACAAACAGCTTATTATCCACCACGATGATAAGCTAAATCCAGAAATTTGTAAATGGTCGAATGGGGCTAAAGTTGAATTTCTACCTGTTAAGAATTTTACAGTAGCAGAATTAAAAGAACTAGATTGTGGTTCACTTAAAAATAGTCGCTTTCCCGAACAGACACTTGTTCCCGGAACAAAGCTTTCTACTTTAAAAGAATTCTTTCAATTTGTTAAGGACTACGAAAGAGAAAATAAAATCACAAAACCTTTTTTGTTTAATATCGAAACAAAATTAAACGAGAAAGATTATACCAAAGAGGAAGTATTAGAATACGCGCGAGTAATGGTAAATACAATAGAAGAGGCAAAAGTTGTAAAGCAGACAACAGTTCAATCCTTTGTTTTAGAAGTATTGCCGGAAGTTAAAAAACTGAATCCTGAAATTCTTACATCAGCGTTATTCGCTCCTTCTAAGTGGGAATATTTATTATTATCCTCTGGATTCGCGAGTCCTAAAACTAAAATCATCGAAAGAGCAAAAGAATTAAAAGTAGAAATAATTTCTCCTTATTATGAATATGTAAATGCAGAGTTTGTTGATTCTTGTAGAAAAAGTAAAATTAAAGTTATCCCTTAG
- a CDS encoding HNH endonuclease — protein MNTEESFWSDVTDEEISRERKKAKELKQSAWWKQKRSSGICHYCGKKFPVDQITMDHLIPLIRGGKSIKSNLVPACKDCNNKKKHNLPFEIN, from the coding sequence GTGAATACAGAAGAATCATTTTGGTCTGATGTAACAGACGAAGAAATTTCGAGAGAAAGAAAAAAAGCAAAAGAACTAAAACAATCTGCCTGGTGGAAACAGAAACGTTCCTCAGGCATTTGTCATTACTGCGGGAAGAAATTCCCTGTAGATCAAATTACCATGGATCACCTAATACCTCTTATCCGCGGTGGAAAGTCAATAAAATCAAACTTAGTTCCCGCCTGCAAAGATTGTAACAACAAAAAGAAACACAACCTTCCATTCGAAATAAACTAA
- a CDS encoding HDOD domain-containing protein yields MMNEEHIPLGLNPENFKPYKVMIAEDSTVDRNLLKRYLQSERFEILYESANGEDLLFYLKESLNKPDIICLDINMPNMSGVEVIQEIRHSYTDLKVAVISASTDKDVIQSLIQLKIDTFVKKPYNRAQVIQKISYALGRRDDIHPKDTPPPANINLANLVIPPLPAVAIKVTTFDTSNPSGGSEELEKIISPDKAITTDIMKIANSAFYGRSGKVHSLKDAITLLGMKTVKNLVLLQSNKQFSKNLKGEVFQKNLQELPILSALIAYDISIPLGMKSFKDDVFLGSLLRKIGMTILALSYSDQYSDMVKTSTLEGKDLLGLEREVFHIDHVEIGSKVFKLWNMPKGLQDVVTHQNFSHEDVGRVSHMDRITRLAGILAYQMLGYEIREEEKEIEKSIFHAYNATDKVKESFQKDYYEMIKDHPFFEMLT; encoded by the coding sequence ATGATGAACGAAGAGCACATTCCTCTTGGTCTAAATCCTGAAAATTTTAAACCGTATAAGGTGATGATTGCAGAAGATTCTACAGTCGATAGAAATCTCTTAAAGAGATATTTGCAGTCAGAGCGTTTTGAAATTTTATATGAATCGGCTAATGGAGAAGACTTACTTTTTTATTTAAAGGAATCCCTGAACAAACCAGACATCATTTGCCTTGACATTAACATGCCCAATATGAGTGGCGTAGAGGTAATTCAAGAAATCCGCCATTCGTATACAGATTTAAAAGTAGCTGTAATATCTGCCTCTACGGATAAAGATGTTATACAAAGCCTAATCCAATTAAAGATAGATACCTTCGTTAAAAAGCCTTACAATCGTGCGCAAGTAATTCAAAAAATATCTTATGCATTGGGAAGAAGAGATGATATTCATCCGAAGGATACTCCTCCACCGGCTAATATTAACTTGGCGAATCTTGTTATTCCTCCTTTACCAGCCGTTGCTATTAAAGTAACAACCTTTGATACATCCAATCCAAGCGGAGGAAGTGAAGAGCTAGAAAAAATCATAAGTCCGGATAAAGCAATCACTACCGATATAATGAAAATTGCTAACTCTGCATTTTATGGAAGATCCGGTAAAGTCCATAGCTTAAAGGATGCTATTACTTTATTGGGAATGAAGACTGTAAAAAATTTAGTTCTTTTGCAATCCAATAAACAGTTCAGTAAAAATTTAAAAGGAGAAGTCTTTCAAAAAAATCTTCAAGAATTACCGATATTATCCGCTCTGATTGCTTATGATATTTCTATTCCGCTTGGTATGAAGAGTTTTAAAGACGATGTATTCCTTGGATCCTTATTAAGAAAGATTGGAATGACAATTCTCGCTTTGAGCTACTCAGACCAATACAGTGATATGGTAAAGACCTCAACTTTAGAAGGAAAAGACTTGCTTGGATTAGAGCGCGAAGTATTTCATATTGACCATGTAGAGATTGGAAGTAAAGTATTCAAGCTATGGAACATGCCTAAAGGCTTACAAGACGTAGTCACTCATCAGAATTTTTCTCATGAAGATGTTGGTAGGGTTTCACATATGGATAGAATTACTAGACTTGCAGGAATTCTTGCTTATCAGATGCTAGGATATGAAATCAGAGAAGAAGAAAAAGAAATAGAGAAAAGTATTTTCCACGCCTACAATGCAACGGATAAAGTAAAGGAATCATTTCAGAAAGATTACTATGAGATGATAAAAGATCATCCTTTCTTTGAGATGTTGACTTAG